In the Flavobacterium sp. 90 genome, GGTGAAAATCAGGTAGAAACCCCTGTTTTACTGACTTTAATAGACCTTTGCTGTATCAGAAAAAGTTATACCATTTAGTAATTCTGCCACTTGCATTCTTTTTTTACCCGGTAATTGCAAACTCAAAAGCTGAATAAAGCCATCTTGAATCGCAACTTTGATTTCTTTTTTGCTGCAAATCAGCTTTCCAATCTCATAAGAATGCGTTTCAGAAACCAATTTTGCCTCATATATTTTGATGGATTGCTCTTCGTCTTTGTCTTTCAAGAAACACCACGAAGCAGGATATGGACTTAATCCTCGAATTAGATTATTGATTTCGTCGCCGGATTTCGTCCAATCGATCTTACAATTTTCTTTATTTAATTTATAAGCAGTTTTTATTTCCTCATTATCTTCCTGAATTGTCGTGGTTACATTTCCGTTTTCGATAACTTTTAAAGTCTCAATAACAGTTTCACTTCCTAATAACATTAATCGATCATGTAGTTGCCCTGCATTTTCTGTTGGCTCAATTGCAATTTCCGAATTTAAAATCATTGCGCCAGTATCAATTTTGTCGTCGATAAAGAAAGTTGTGACACCGGTTTTGGTTTCTCCATTAATAATTGCCCAGTTAATTGGTGCTGCACCACGATAATTTGGTAATAATGAAGCGTGAAGATTAAATGTTCCTAAACTTGGCATTTCCCAAACTACTTTAGGAAGCATTCTAAAGGCAACCACAATTTGTAAATTGGCATTCAAAGCTTTTAATTCAGCAAGGAAACCTTCGTCTTTAAGATTTGTGGGTTGTAATAAAGTTAGATTGTTCGCTAGCGCATATTCTTTTACAGCTGAATATTTTATTTTTTGTCCGCGTCCTGCTGGTTTATCTGCGGCAGTAATCACGCCAACAACATCGTAATTATTTTTGATAATGGTGTCCAGAATGCCAACAGCAAATTCCGGAGTTCCCATAAATATGATTTTCAATTTTTCCATTATGATTTTAAAGTGTATTTGTTATTCGGTTGAATGGTAATATGATTGTTTTCTAATAATTCCTGAAGTACCACAACAACATCGTTGGCATCCAGTTTTATTTGAGTTTGAATTTCTCTCGAAGTCAAAGCTGCCGATTTTAATAAATGCAGAATTTTATCGGCAATAGAATCAGCTTCTGTAATTTTTCCTTTTTGAGTAATGCAATAAGAACAAACACCGCAATTAGAATTAGTTTCTTCTCCAAAATAATCTAATACCAATCTGTTTTTGCAAGTTTTGTTCTCCTTTATATAATGTAGGACAGATAAAAGTTGTTCTTCCTTTAATTGATTTTGTTTTTCGAGATATTTTGCAACTCGATTTATCGTCAAATCATCTTCGCGAACTTCATTAAATAATATAGTAGCGTCGTTGTTTTTAGATTTATAGTCGATAATTTCTTTTTCTTTCAGTTTTTCCAGAACTGCCGAAACCTGTTCTTCCGTATGTTGTGATTTTTTTGCAATTAGCGAAAGGTTAAAAGGTGTTTTCATTTCATAAACGCCTGGATAAGTTCTCACGATTGCGAGAATAATTTCTTCATCATTCGGATTCAAGCTCATATAACGAAGAACTTCTTTTGATTCGATTAAAAACTGCAGAGTGATTTTTTCAGAAAACTCCTGAGACATCGTAATAATTCCCTGTTGGT is a window encoding:
- the fmt gene encoding methionyl-tRNA formyltransferase, producing MEKLKIIFMGTPEFAVGILDTIIKNNYDVVGVITAADKPAGRGQKIKYSAVKEYALANNLTLLQPTNLKDEGFLAELKALNANLQIVVAFRMLPKVVWEMPSLGTFNLHASLLPNYRGAAPINWAIINGETKTGVTTFFIDDKIDTGAMILNSEIAIEPTENAGQLHDRLMLLGSETVIETLKVIENGNVTTTIQEDNEEIKTAYKLNKENCKIDWTKSGDEINNLIRGLSPYPASWCFLKDKDEEQSIKIYEAKLVSETHSYEIGKLICSKKEIKVAIQDGFIQLLSLQLPGKKRMQVAELLNGITFSDTAKVY